In Candidatus Caldatribacterium sp., one DNA window encodes the following:
- the hslV gene encoding ATP-dependent protease subunit HslV, whose amino-acid sequence MIRATTVIAVLKDGQGAMACDGQVTMSETVVKRGARKIRRLYQDKVLAGFAGTGADCLTLLERLEEKLNMYGGNLPRAAIELAKMWRTDKILRQLDALLIAMDLSHIFIISGRGDVIEPDEPVAAIGSGGNYALAAAKALLRHTSFTARDIARIALQIASEICIYTNDTIFLETLGEEQT is encoded by the coding sequence GTGATTCGTGCAACTACGGTCATAGCCGTTTTGAAGGATGGACAAGGAGCAATGGCGTGTGATGGCCAGGTCACGATGAGCGAAACCGTGGTGAAGCGGGGAGCAAGGAAAATCAGGAGACTCTACCAGGATAAGGTTCTTGCTGGTTTTGCTGGAACCGGGGCGGATTGCCTGACGCTTCTTGAGCGGCTTGAGGAGAAGCTCAACATGTACGGAGGAAACCTTCCTCGAGCTGCGATAGAGCTTGCGAAGATGTGGCGGACCGATAAGATTCTTCGTCAGCTCGATGCTCTTCTTATTGCCATGGACCTGTCCCACATTTTCATCATTTCAGGGCGAGGGGATGTCATAGAGCCTGATGAGCCAGTTGCTGCCATTGGCTCTGGGGGAAACTATGCTTTAGCAGCTGCCAAGGCTCTCCTCAGGCACACTTCCTTTACTGCCCGGGACATTGCCCGTATTGCTCTGCAGATTGCTTCAGAGATATGCATCTACACTAACGATACTATTTTTCTTGAGACTCTGGGGGAGGAACAGACGTGA